A genomic segment from Nitratiruptor sp. YY08-10 encodes:
- the glgP gene encoding alpha-glucan family phosphorylase — protein MNDPARSIRIPNLPKELEGLQEIALNLWWSWNARARRLFRTIDPYRWKESVHNPIKLLRSLSKKEYEKLLLNKDFLKEYHYVYALFKQYMQPSSCKDSKTVAYFCAEYGLHRSLPIYSGGLGFLAGDILKEASDMNLSMVGIGFMYPGGYVHQVIGSDGWQKGENETIEKEIAPIEKVLDEKGNHLTIQVPLITPAVYVSVWRVNVGRVSLYLLDTDIDQNDPWDRMISYRLYTSDMHQRLRQQIVLGIGGHAVLERLGIEFSILHLNEGHPAFALFERLRYFVENKNLKFNDAVEKVKKSSIFTTHTPLMAATDVYGFDMVGKYFGEYAKKLDIDINDLLSFGIDPANPSNGFNMTVLALKLCEYKNGVSKKHQQVASKIWQQVLKEQNSKIDAITNGVHLSTWIDGDLEKELDRTLGSEWLDFQDDPDIWFKVDDIDEKFLWQMHIQNKYDLFNFIKEKGRKKWAGGTTDPMVLLAEGVMLDPEVLTIGFARRMTEYKRPDLILYDLDRLEKIVNDPSKPMQIIFAGKAHPADIPGKKIIQKIFNVAKNPKFQGRIAFIEDYGEELAKYMVKGCDIWLNNPKLPLEACGTSGMKASINGVLHCSTKDGWWLEGFNGKNGWAFGVDPSDDLKDANELYDLLENEIVPLYYDQDENGIPSSWTKMMKEAIKSVAPHFSARRMMKEYKNRFYERIGEK, from the coding sequence ATGAATGATCCCGCACGATCTATTCGAATTCCAAATCTTCCCAAAGAATTGGAAGGACTGCAAGAGATTGCTCTTAATCTGTGGTGGAGCTGGAATGCAAGGGCCAGACGACTTTTTCGAACGATAGATCCCTATCGTTGGAAAGAGAGCGTCCATAATCCCATCAAACTTTTGCGTTCCCTTTCAAAAAAGGAGTATGAAAAACTTCTGCTTAACAAGGATTTTCTTAAAGAGTACCATTATGTCTATGCACTCTTTAAACAGTATATGCAGCCCTCTTCTTGCAAAGATTCAAAAACTGTTGCCTATTTTTGTGCAGAGTATGGCCTGCACCGATCCCTTCCTATCTACTCGGGAGGTCTAGGCTTTTTAGCTGGAGACATTTTAAAAGAAGCAAGCGATATGAATCTTTCGATGGTAGGCATAGGCTTTATGTATCCGGGTGGATATGTGCATCAGGTGATTGGGAGTGACGGATGGCAAAAGGGTGAGAATGAGACAATCGAAAAAGAGATCGCTCCCATTGAAAAAGTACTTGATGAAAAAGGGAATCATCTTACCATTCAAGTTCCATTGATCACTCCGGCAGTCTACGTTTCTGTATGGAGGGTCAATGTCGGACGGGTGAGCCTCTATCTTCTCGATACCGATATAGATCAAAACGATCCATGGGACAGGATGATAAGTTATCGTCTCTATACATCCGATATGCATCAAAGACTTAGACAGCAAATTGTTTTGGGTATCGGTGGCCATGCGGTTTTGGAAAGACTAGGAATTGAGTTTTCCATCCTGCATCTCAATGAAGGCCATCCTGCATTTGCTCTGTTTGAGAGACTTCGATATTTTGTAGAAAATAAAAATTTGAAGTTTAACGATGCAGTAGAAAAGGTCAAAAAAAGTTCCATCTTTACAACCCATACACCGTTAATGGCTGCAACGGATGTGTATGGATTTGATATGGTGGGAAAATATTTTGGCGAGTATGCAAAAAAACTCGACATTGATATAAACGATCTGCTTTCCTTTGGTATCGATCCAGCGAACCCATCAAATGGTTTCAATATGACCGTACTGGCTTTGAAATTGTGTGAATACAAAAATGGTGTCAGCAAAAAGCACCAGCAAGTAGCATCAAAGATCTGGCAACAAGTTTTAAAAGAGCAAAATTCCAAAATTGATGCGATTACTAATGGGGTGCATCTAAGTACATGGATCGATGGTGATTTGGAAAAAGAACTCGATAGAACTCTTGGCAGTGAGTGGTTGGATTTTCAAGATGATCCCGATATCTGGTTTAAAGTTGATGACATCGATGAAAAGTTCTTATGGCAGATGCATATACAAAACAAATATGATCTTTTTAATTTCATCAAAGAGAAAGGTCGCAAAAAATGGGCTGGAGGAACAACCGATCCAATGGTGCTCTTAGCAGAAGGTGTGATGCTCGATCCAGAAGTCCTCACTATCGGTTTTGCAAGACGAATGACCGAATACAAACGCCCAGATCTCATTTTGTACGATCTTGACAGACTTGAAAAAATAGTCAATGACCCTTCTAAACCTATGCAGATTATTTTTGCCGGAAAAGCGCATCCAGCAGATATTCCCGGTAAAAAAATTATCCAAAAGATATTCAATGTGGCAAAAAATCCAAAGTTTCAAGGTCGAATTGCTTTTATAGAAGATTACGGTGAAGAGCTTGCAAAATATATGGTCAAAGGTTGCGATATTTGGCTCAATAATCCAAAACTTCCTTTGGAAGCGTGTGGGACAAGTGGTATGAAAGCCTCCATAAACGGTGTTTTACACTGTTCGACCAAAGATGGTTGGTGGCTTGAAGGATTTAACGGCAAAAATGGCTGGGCATTTGGCGTGGATCCAAGCGATGATTTGAAAGACGCAAATGAATTGTACGATCTTTTGGAAAACGAGATTGTTCCACTCTATTATGATCAGGATGAAAATGGGATTCCATCAAGTTGGACGAAAATGATGAAGGAGGCTATCAAAAGTGTTGCTCCCCATTTTAGTGCCAGGCGTATGATGAAAGAGTACAAAAACAGATTTTATGAGAGGATAGGAGAAAAATGA
- a CDS encoding phosphoglucomutase — protein MNRLIPGKKAPKDILIDTAKLVSEYFYIKKDLAPVKFGTSGHRGSAQRRSFNEEHIFAISQALCNYKKRSGTQEIIIGIDTHALSTPAKMSALRVFGANGIEVIHTDKFTPTPLVSFTILEKNRKGRKCDGIVLTPSHNPPEDGGYKYNPPNGGPADTDVTSIIEKEANEILQNRNYTVIDYEEALEKKHIKKEDFITPYVESLNEIVDMESIQKSGLKLCADALGGSTMQVYEKINEVYDLSLHIRHNYLDYRFSFMTIDHDGKIRMDCSSPYAMASLLEIKERYDLAFANDTDGDRHGIVTPVGGLMNPNHFLSVAIWYLFTHRKWPKNLKIGKTFVSSSMIDRVAKDLGVEVYETPVGFKWFAKGLYEGWLGFAGEESAGASFLRKDGTVWTTDKDGIIMALLAAEIKAKLKDPALIYQEFEAKFGKSYYERIDVPANEQIRMKIKAIDPKKLGLKTLAGEPVETVFTQVNGMSVGGVKIVTKNGWIAMRPSGTEDIYKIYAESFLSNEHLHALQEEAQTIVRNLL, from the coding sequence ATGAATAGATTGATACCTGGCAAAAAAGCCCCAAAGGATATTTTGATAGATACGGCAAAACTGGTGAGCGAATATTTTTATATCAAAAAAGATCTTGCTCCTGTAAAATTTGGTACAAGTGGTCACAGGGGAAGTGCTCAAAGAAGAAGTTTCAATGAAGAGCATATTTTTGCCATATCTCAGGCACTCTGTAACTACAAAAAAAGAAGCGGTACGCAAGAGATCATCATCGGAATCGATACCCATGCCCTATCCACTCCTGCAAAGATGAGTGCGTTACGGGTTTTTGGAGCAAATGGGATAGAGGTAATCCATACTGACAAATTCACACCAACTCCATTAGTCTCTTTTACAATATTGGAAAAAAACAGAAAAGGTAGAAAGTGTGATGGAATCGTTTTGACTCCTTCACACAATCCACCAGAAGATGGAGGATACAAATACAATCCGCCCAATGGAGGCCCAGCCGATACGGATGTCACCTCCATTATCGAAAAAGAAGCAAATGAGATATTGCAAAACAGAAACTATACAGTGATCGATTATGAAGAGGCTTTGGAAAAAAAACATATCAAAAAAGAGGATTTCATCACTCCTTATGTTGAGTCATTGAATGAAATTGTTGATATGGAGTCGATCCAAAAAAGCGGACTTAAGCTCTGTGCAGATGCACTTGGCGGATCGACAATGCAGGTGTATGAAAAAATAAATGAGGTGTATGATCTGTCTCTTCATATCCGTCACAACTATCTTGATTACCGTTTCTCCTTTATGACGATCGATCATGACGGAAAGATCCGGATGGATTGCTCAAGTCCTTATGCAATGGCCTCTTTGCTGGAAATCAAAGAGAGATATGACCTGGCCTTTGCAAACGATACCGATGGAGACCGCCACGGCATCGTTACGCCTGTTGGGGGATTAATGAATCCCAACCATTTTTTGAGTGTGGCTATCTGGTATCTCTTTACACACAGAAAATGGCCCAAAAATCTCAAAATCGGAAAAACGTTTGTTTCCAGCTCCATGATCGATCGAGTGGCAAAAGATTTGGGCGTTGAAGTATATGAGACGCCAGTCGGTTTCAAATGGTTTGCTAAGGGTCTGTATGAAGGGTGGCTAGGATTTGCCGGTGAAGAGAGTGCGGGGGCGAGTTTTTTAAGAAAGGATGGAACTGTCTGGACAACAGATAAGGATGGCATCATCATGGCGCTTTTGGCAGCAGAGATCAAGGCAAAATTGAAAGATCCGGCTCTTATATATCAAGAGTTTGAAGCTAAATTTGGCAAAAGCTATTATGAAAGGATCGATGTCCCGGCAAACGAACAGATACGGATGAAAATAAAGGCGATTGATCCAAAGAAACTTGGTTTAAAAACATTGGCAGGTGAGCCTGTTGAAACTGTTTTCACACAAGTCAATGGTATGAGCGTTGGTGGTGTAAAAATCGTTACAAAAAATGGCTGGATCGCCATGCGACCATCGGGGACCGAAGATATCTACAAAATCTATGCCGAAAGTTTTCTATCCAATGAACATCTTCATGCACTGCAAGAAGAAGCACAAACCATTGTAAGGAATCTTCTATGA
- a CDS encoding glucose-6-phosphate isomerase → MNAYHLDYPLEMDNEIKNLMANAYGAVLHEKENGVTGYFNLPQESMLIVEEIMKRELSQKFEAIAVIGIGGSSLGTKAVDHFLRYKKEHKPIFFLENPDPVAIRHQFEQIKKNKTLFIVISKSGGTIETLSIFKAAIAYFNIDLQKDTEQILVITDIDSPLHAFANEYGIESFAIPKNVGGRFSVMSAVGIVPLTIAGYDTQSFLEGARGMFDRFFMLHEEHILIKAAFIYKNWQKHRMNVLFSYADELEDFNKWYVQLWGESLGKKDRKGNRVGPTPIAHIGSVDQHSFLQLVMEGPQDKTLTFICIDDFEEELTIPDISLPHLSKTDFVNGSTFNRLINEECKATMQSVKAQNIPVDKIVLPFMNEESIGELMAYYELLTSVVGEMFGINTYNQPGVELGKKILKERFANK, encoded by the coding sequence ATGAATGCCTACCATTTAGACTATCCACTAGAAATGGACAATGAGATAAAAAACCTCATGGCAAACGCTTACGGCGCTGTGTTGCATGAAAAAGAGAACGGTGTTACGGGATATTTCAACCTTCCCCAAGAATCGATGTTGATTGTTGAAGAGATCATGAAAAGAGAACTTTCTCAAAAGTTTGAAGCGATTGCCGTTATCGGGATCGGGGGTTCATCACTTGGTACGAAGGCTGTGGATCACTTTTTGCGATACAAAAAAGAACATAAACCGATCTTTTTTTTGGAAAACCCCGACCCTGTAGCGATACGACACCAGTTTGAACAGATCAAAAAAAACAAAACCCTTTTTATAGTCATTTCAAAATCGGGAGGGACCATTGAAACCCTCTCTATATTCAAAGCTGCGATTGCATATTTCAACATCGATTTACAAAAGGATACAGAGCAGATTTTGGTGATAACCGATATCGATTCACCTCTTCACGCTTTTGCAAATGAGTATGGAATCGAGAGTTTTGCAATCCCCAAAAATGTAGGCGGACGATTTTCTGTGATGAGTGCAGTGGGAATCGTACCCTTGACGATAGCAGGATACGATACGCAGAGCTTTTTGGAAGGTGCCAGGGGTATGTTCGATCGCTTTTTCATGCTTCATGAAGAGCATATTCTTATAAAAGCTGCTTTTATCTATAAAAATTGGCAGAAGCATAGAATGAACGTTCTTTTTTCCTATGCGGATGAATTGGAAGATTTCAATAAATGGTATGTTCAGCTTTGGGGAGAGTCCCTTGGCAAAAAAGACCGAAAAGGTAACCGTGTAGGCCCTACCCCCATCGCACACATAGGTTCGGTGGATCAGCACTCCTTCTTGCAGCTTGTCATGGAAGGTCCGCAGGACAAAACGCTCACTTTTATCTGTATCGATGATTTTGAGGAAGAGCTTACAATCCCAGATATCTCGTTGCCGCATCTTTCCAAAACAGATTTTGTCAATGGCTCCACATTCAACAGACTCATCAATGAAGAGTGCAAAGCAACAATGCAAAGTGTCAAAGCGCAAAATATTCCCGTCGATAAAATTGTTCTTCCCTTTATGAATGAAGAGAGTATTGGTGAATTGATGGCCTATTATGAGCTGCTTACCTCCGTTGTCGGAGAGATGTTCGGTATCAATACCTATAATCAACCAGGAGTTGAGCTTGGCAAAAAGATCCTTAAAGAGAGGTTTGCAAACAAATGA
- the glgP gene encoding alpha-glucan family phosphorylase, protein MRRLHHYSINPKYQTSVAYFSMEFAIDQALKTYSGGLGFLAGSHMRSACELRQNIIGIGMLWSYGYYDQNRYEDNTLKVDFRRKFYYFLQETGVVVEVMINNKPVKVKAYLLPGSVFGTAPVVLLSTDIFENDYLSQTITHRLYDINEETRIAQEIVLGIGGLKVLKALGQEIEIYHMNEGHSLPLAFELYQTYKDIQEVQKRLVFTTHTPEMAGNEEHDINLLAKMGFFAGLSAQEVQELLHYHEQNFSLTVGALKLSKRSNAVSKIHETVSNQMWSHVKDRSEIISITNAQDMNYWADKQLLRWMQEHEDYQLIGRKKHLKHKLFEEVADQTGKLFDPDVCTLVWARRFAEYKRPKLLIRDIERFRKLIQNSEYPIQIIWAGKPYPFDTNAIETFNELVLMSKEFKNVAVLIGYELRLSKLLKQGSDLWLNTPRWGREASGTSGMSAGVNASINFSIDDGWIAEFAKDGQNAFVIPHADPNLPIEEIDRIDYEHMMQKLEDLILPMYYNNPKKWIQIAKNGMRDILHFFDSTRMADEYYQKMYIP, encoded by the coding sequence ATGAGAAGATTGCACCACTACTCAATCAATCCAAAATATCAAACGAGTGTTGCCTATTTTTCTATGGAGTTTGCCATTGACCAAGCACTCAAAACCTACTCCGGAGGTCTTGGATTTTTGGCAGGTTCGCATATGCGAAGTGCTTGTGAACTTCGTCAAAATATTATCGGTATAGGCATGCTTTGGAGCTACGGATACTATGATCAAAACAGATATGAGGATAATACGCTCAAGGTCGATTTTCGAAGAAAATTCTACTACTTTTTACAAGAGACAGGTGTTGTTGTCGAAGTTATGATCAACAATAAACCTGTCAAAGTCAAAGCCTATCTTCTTCCTGGCTCAGTCTTTGGTACGGCCCCTGTTGTTTTACTATCCACCGATATTTTTGAAAACGATTATCTCAGTCAGACAATAACCCATCGATTATACGATATCAATGAGGAGACCAGAATTGCTCAAGAGATTGTTTTAGGCATAGGAGGTTTAAAAGTACTCAAAGCTCTTGGACAAGAGATCGAAATCTATCATATGAACGAAGGGCACTCCTTGCCGTTGGCATTTGAACTGTATCAAACATATAAAGATATCCAAGAGGTACAAAAGCGGCTCGTTTTTACGACACATACTCCCGAAATGGCGGGAAATGAAGAGCATGATATCAATCTTTTGGCAAAAATGGGTTTTTTTGCAGGATTGAGTGCTCAGGAAGTACAAGAACTGCTTCATTATCATGAACAAAATTTCTCTTTGACAGTGGGTGCCTTGAAACTCTCCAAGCGATCAAACGCAGTATCGAAGATTCATGAAACGGTTTCCAATCAGATGTGGTCTCATGTGAAGGATAGAAGTGAGATTATCAGTATCACCAATGCACAAGACATGAACTACTGGGCCGATAAACAGCTGTTAAGATGGATGCAAGAACATGAAGATTATCAGCTCATTGGCAGAAAGAAACATCTTAAACATAAACTGTTCGAAGAGGTAGCTGATCAGACAGGAAAACTTTTTGATCCAGATGTATGTACACTCGTTTGGGCAAGACGATTTGCTGAGTATAAACGTCCAAAACTGCTTATCCGGGATATAGAGCGCTTTCGAAAGCTGATTCAAAATAGTGAATATCCGATCCAAATTATTTGGGCTGGCAAGCCCTATCCTTTCGATACGAATGCGATCGAAACCTTTAATGAACTTGTTTTGATGAGCAAAGAGTTTAAAAATGTGGCCGTATTGATTGGATATGAACTGCGTCTTTCTAAACTTTTAAAACAAGGAAGCGATCTGTGGCTCAATACGCCAAGGTGGGGAAGAGAGGCAAGCGGAACGAGTGGTATGAGTGCAGGAGTCAATGCAAGCATCAATTTTTCGATAGACGACGGATGGATTGCAGAGTTTGCAAAGGATGGCCAAAACGCTTTTGTCATTCCCCACGCAGATCCGAATCTGCCTATAGAAGAGATCGACAGGATCGATTATGAACATATGATGCAAAAGCTTGAAGACCTTATTTTACCGATGTATTACAACAATCCTAAAAAATGGATTCAGATTGCCAAAAACGGTATGCGAGATATTTTGCATTTCTTTGACAGCACAAGAATGGCGGATGAGTATTATCAAAAAATGTATATCCCATAA
- a CDS encoding glycogen-binding domain-containing protein, which translates to MIKRNPKSVTFIVHTDANEVILKGSWNGWEEEPMKKNKDGSFSKTKRLKPGTYEFGYLIDGVWTIEETLPTAPSPYGSFNSVLKVEP; encoded by the coding sequence ATGATTAAAAGAAACCCAAAAAGTGTTACATTCATCGTGCACACAGATGCAAATGAGGTGATCCTTAAAGGAAGCTGGAACGGCTGGGAAGAAGAGCCAATGAAAAAGAACAAAGATGGCTCTTTTTCAAAAACAAAACGTCTGAAACCGGGCACGTATGAATTTGGATATCTTATCGACGGAGTTTGGACGATAGAAGAGACACTCCCAACTGCTCCTTCTCCTTATGGCAGCTTCAATTCTGTTTTGAAGGTAGAGCCATGA